The following proteins are co-located in the Micromonospora coriariae genome:
- a CDS encoding sugar transferase yields MNAPEKPLLLPRPDPVKRIFDATLAAVLLVLLTPLLVVVAVLVMVGLGRPVLFRQCRAGLHGRPFEVVKFRTMRPPNHGRSLVSDGDRLTPLGRWLRATSLDELPTLWNVLRGDMSLVGPRPLLPEYLGRYSASQARRHEVRPGVTGLAQVRGRNSLSWEEKLDLDVQYVDTRNFRLDLSILVATVRTVLRREGINAAGSVTAPEFRGTGHWSGSGRQEQKPALRPMSEVPR; encoded by the coding sequence GTGAACGCCCCGGAAAAACCTCTGCTGCTGCCTCGCCCTGACCCGGTCAAGCGCATCTTCGACGCGACCCTCGCGGCCGTGCTGCTGGTGCTGCTCACGCCGCTGCTGGTGGTGGTGGCGGTCCTCGTCATGGTGGGCCTCGGCCGCCCGGTGCTGTTCCGCCAGTGCCGCGCCGGCCTTCACGGCCGACCCTTCGAGGTGGTCAAGTTCCGGACGATGCGGCCGCCCAATCACGGCCGCAGCCTGGTCAGCGACGGCGACCGACTCACCCCGCTGGGGCGTTGGCTACGTGCCACCAGCCTGGACGAGCTGCCCACGCTCTGGAACGTTCTGCGCGGCGACATGAGCCTGGTGGGCCCGCGCCCGCTGCTGCCGGAGTACCTCGGTCGCTACTCCGCAAGCCAAGCCCGGCGGCACGAGGTACGGCCCGGTGTCACCGGCCTGGCTCAGGTGCGCGGGCGCAACAGCCTGAGCTGGGAGGAGAAGCTGGACCTCGACGTGCAGTACGTCGACACACGCAACTTCCGCCTCGACCTGTCGATCCTGGTCGCGACAGTGCGCACCGTGCTGCGCCGCGAAGGCATCAACGCGGCGGGGTCGGTCACCGCGCCGGAATTTCGCGGGACCGGCCATTGGTCGGGATCCGGCCGACAGGAGCAGAAGCCAGCACTTCGCCCCATGTCGGAGGTGCCGCGATGA
- a CDS encoding DegT/DnrJ/EryC1/StrS family aminotransferase, with protein MSRTIHLSAPDVGPLEESYLVAALRSGWVAPVGPDLEAFEREVAHRVGTQGAVAVTSGTAALHLALLGLGAGPGDVVLVPTLTFVATANAVRYTGARPVFVDCDPLTGNVDVGLLTETLGKLRARGERIAAVIPVDMFGSCVDYTTLLPFCAEADVPVVEDAAESLGAHHNGRPAGSFGHVGAISFNGNKIMTTSGGGMLVSDDLALLAHARHLATQAREPTLHYEHHEIGYNYRLSNLLAALGRAQLMRLDGMITRRRALRDRYTKRFTPVPGVELIGGEDTGSNCWLTCLRVDAARSGWEATDLAAHLAARDIETRPVWKPMHRQPVYAEAESVLTGAADTLFAQGLTLPSGSGLTEPQVEFVLAAIDEFLSATAEVAFA; from the coding sequence ATGAGCCGGACGATCCACCTGTCAGCACCCGACGTCGGCCCCCTGGAGGAGTCGTATCTGGTGGCCGCGCTGCGGTCGGGGTGGGTCGCGCCAGTCGGTCCCGACCTTGAGGCGTTTGAGCGGGAGGTGGCTCATCGGGTCGGCACCCAGGGCGCGGTGGCCGTCACCTCCGGCACTGCCGCGCTGCACCTGGCCCTGCTCGGCCTCGGGGCCGGTCCGGGCGACGTGGTCCTGGTACCGACACTGACTTTCGTGGCCACCGCGAACGCGGTTCGCTACACAGGTGCCCGGCCGGTCTTCGTTGACTGCGACCCGCTCACCGGCAACGTTGATGTCGGGCTGCTCACCGAGACGCTGGGAAAGCTCAGGGCCCGAGGCGAGCGGATAGCCGCGGTCATACCGGTGGACATGTTCGGCAGCTGTGTCGACTACACAACCTTGTTGCCATTTTGTGCGGAGGCAGACGTACCGGTCGTGGAAGACGCCGCAGAGAGTCTCGGCGCCCACCACAACGGGCGGCCCGCGGGCTCGTTTGGACACGTCGGAGCGATCTCGTTCAACGGCAACAAGATCATGACGACATCGGGGGGCGGGATGCTCGTCTCCGACGATCTCGCCCTGCTCGCGCACGCCCGCCACCTCGCTACCCAGGCGCGAGAGCCAACGCTGCACTACGAGCACCACGAAATTGGATACAACTACCGACTGAGCAACCTGCTGGCCGCGCTCGGCCGGGCTCAGTTGATGAGGCTCGACGGAATGATCACTCGGCGCCGTGCTCTGCGGGACCGTTACACCAAGCGCTTCACCCCGGTGCCGGGCGTCGAGTTGATCGGCGGAGAGGACACCGGCTCCAACTGCTGGTTGACCTGCCTGCGCGTGGATGCGGCGCGCTCGGGCTGGGAAGCGACGGACCTCGCCGCCCACCTGGCCGCCCGCGACATCGAGACCCGGCCGGTGTGGAAACCGATGCACCGACAGCCGGTGTATGCCGAAGCCGAGAGTGTGCTCACGGGTGCGGCCGACACGCTTTTCGCTCAAGGACTCACTCTGCCCAGCGGCAGCGGGCTGACAGAACCTCAGGTCGAATTCGTGCTCGCGGCTATCGACGAATTCCTTTCCGCCACGGCTGAGGTGGCGTTCGCGTGA
- a CDS encoding acetyltransferase — protein sequence MTIPLVVVGCGGHGREMLIVARALADQPGQPCWRLLGFIDDRPSEENLKRVQRLEVPFLGGLAWLQDAPADTHHVIGIGDPQVRRAVGERIDHYGTPAASLIHPAATIGPDTVHGPGFVAFAGARVTTNVTIGRHVHLNQNTTVGHDCVLADYVSVNPLAAVSGDCHLDEGVLIGTTAAVLQGLTVGRDSIVGAGACVVRDVPARAVVKGVPAR from the coding sequence GTGACCATTCCACTTGTGGTTGTCGGTTGCGGCGGCCACGGCCGCGAGATGCTCATCGTCGCCCGCGCACTGGCGGACCAACCCGGGCAACCATGCTGGCGCCTGCTCGGCTTCATCGACGATCGGCCCTCAGAGGAGAACCTGAAGCGGGTACAGCGACTGGAGGTCCCCTTCCTCGGCGGTCTCGCCTGGCTACAGGACGCACCAGCGGACACCCACCACGTCATCGGGATTGGGGACCCCCAGGTGCGCAGGGCTGTCGGGGAGCGCATCGACCACTACGGCACACCCGCGGCGAGCCTCATCCATCCGGCGGCCACGATCGGTCCGGACACCGTTCACGGGCCCGGGTTCGTCGCCTTCGCGGGCGCTCGGGTCACCACAAACGTGACCATCGGTCGTCACGTGCACCTCAACCAGAACACCACTGTCGGGCACGACTGCGTGCTCGCCGACTACGTCTCGGTCAACCCCCTCGCCGCGGTTTCCGGTGACTGCCACCTCGACGAGGGGGTGCTGATCGGCACCACCGCCGCAGTGCTGCAGGGCCTGACCGTCGGACGGGACAGCATCGTGGGGGCAGGCGCCTGCGTCGTCCGCGACGTACCCGCCCGCGCAGTTGTCAAGGGCGTCCCGGCCCGCTGA
- a CDS encoding nucleoside-diphosphate sugar epimerase/dehydratase, whose product MPLDTDSPPRVDEPTRRSRARRRTVAFLATDATAWLCGFLAAAWTRYEFQPPPNLFARAAVVATLAALVHVAVAALRRLYSGRHPLGSLQEVQGVAGTTITTAGILLLGLLPSDDRPVPASTPLVGGALALLFMLAARFAYRHRRDLAMRPDHRSATPVLLFGMGDAGQGLLRAMLSDPRGRYLPVGALDDDPDKRDLRIGGVRVLGGRRDVGKAVRRTNASTVIFSVANADAALIRQIREATLQTGAAFKVLPPVRDLVDHRITVTDVRDVRISDLLGRRQVVGDLPLSTNTLTGRRILVTGAGGSIGSELCRQVMKADPGELMMLDRDESALHSLQMSLAGRALLDGPELILADLRDDEGIRRIIRERRPEIIFHAAALKHLPLLQRHPGEAVKTNVWGTLSVLDACQDVARFVNISTDKAADPISVLGYSKRITEMLTAHAASRFPGTFLSVRFGNVLSSRGSVVTAFQRQIEAGNPLTVTHPDVTRYLMTVEEAVHLVLQAAEIGRDGEALVLDMGEPVRIANLARQMADQAASTVPIVYTGLRPGEKLHEDLLGAGETDTRPFHPLISHVSVPVLDSLEVSGLDPYDDPDKIVAKLAQLCAHPVNPTHAATREAPLPH is encoded by the coding sequence ATGCCGCTGGACACGGACAGCCCGCCACGGGTGGACGAGCCAACACGCCGATCCCGAGCCCGCCGCCGCACTGTCGCGTTCCTCGCTACCGATGCCACCGCTTGGCTCTGCGGCTTTCTCGCGGCCGCATGGACCCGCTACGAGTTCCAACCACCGCCGAACCTGTTCGCGCGAGCCGCCGTCGTCGCCACGCTCGCCGCACTGGTGCACGTCGCCGTGGCCGCGCTCCGGCGGCTCTACTCCGGACGTCATCCGCTGGGCAGCCTGCAGGAGGTCCAAGGCGTCGCCGGAACAACGATCACGACGGCCGGCATCCTGCTGCTCGGGCTGCTGCCGTCCGATGACCGGCCCGTGCCGGCTAGCACCCCACTGGTCGGCGGCGCTCTCGCCCTATTGTTCATGCTGGCAGCCCGGTTCGCGTACCGGCACCGGCGCGATCTTGCCATGCGTCCTGATCACAGGTCGGCGACGCCGGTCCTGCTCTTCGGGATGGGTGACGCCGGGCAGGGCCTGCTCCGCGCGATGCTCAGCGACCCACGCGGCCGGTACCTGCCGGTCGGCGCTCTCGACGACGACCCCGACAAGCGCGACCTGCGCATCGGCGGGGTACGCGTGCTCGGTGGGCGGCGCGACGTTGGCAAAGCGGTACGACGCACCAACGCCAGCACGGTCATCTTCTCTGTCGCCAATGCCGACGCCGCATTGATTCGGCAGATACGAGAAGCAACCCTCCAGACCGGGGCGGCGTTCAAGGTGCTGCCTCCGGTGCGGGACCTGGTCGACCACCGGATCACCGTCACCGACGTCCGCGACGTGCGGATCAGCGACCTGCTCGGGCGCCGCCAGGTGGTCGGCGATTTGCCACTGAGCACAAACACCCTGACCGGCCGACGGATCCTGGTCACCGGCGCCGGCGGCTCGATCGGCTCCGAACTCTGCCGCCAGGTGATGAAGGCGGACCCGGGCGAGCTGATGATGCTGGACCGGGACGAGTCCGCCCTGCACAGCCTCCAGATGTCGCTCGCCGGACGGGCCCTGCTAGACGGTCCTGAGCTGATCCTCGCCGATCTACGGGACGACGAGGGCATCCGACGGATCATCCGAGAACGCCGTCCGGAGATCATCTTTCACGCTGCGGCGCTCAAGCACCTGCCCCTGCTTCAGCGGCACCCCGGAGAGGCGGTCAAGACCAATGTCTGGGGCACCCTGTCCGTGCTCGACGCCTGCCAGGATGTAGCTAGGTTCGTGAACATCTCCACGGACAAGGCCGCCGATCCGATCAGCGTGCTCGGGTACTCCAAGCGAATCACCGAGATGCTGACCGCGCACGCGGCCTCACGGTTTCCGGGAACCTTCCTCAGCGTCCGGTTCGGAAACGTCTTAAGTAGCCGCGGATCGGTCGTGACTGCCTTTCAGCGGCAGATCGAGGCGGGCAACCCGCTGACCGTGACGCATCCGGACGTGACGCGCTACCTGATGACTGTCGAGGAAGCCGTGCACCTTGTGCTTCAGGCCGCCGAGATCGGTCGCGACGGGGAAGCATTGGTGCTTGACATGGGTGAGCCGGTCCGGATCGCCAACCTGGCCCGGCAAATGGCCGACCAGGCCGCGAGTACGGTGCCGATCGTCTACACCGGTCTACGGCCGGGCGAAAAGCTGCACGAGGATTTGCTGGGTGCCGGCGAAACAGACACCAGGCCGTTCCACCCGCTGATCTCGCACGTTTCAGTGCCCGTCCTGGATTCGCTGGAGGTCAGCGGCCTCGACCCGTATGACGACCCGGACAAGATTGTCGCGAAACTCGCCCAACTCTGCGCCCATCCGGTCAACCCGACCCACGCCGCCACCCGCGAAGCGCCGCTACCGCACTGA
- a CDS encoding glycosyltransferase: MTSTHEKQIHTQGPLASPRLRIVVLIKTNSGGAWILPQVEAMRGRGHEVILVLPPGPGRLTTELRERGFEVFECPFPLRPAPSTLAGLARLRRLIRRLRPDIVQYHLIASAYAARLATVGLPVRRVHSVAGPLYLDSPLIRTAERLMWRLDDVIVNGCANAAARYEALGCPPHRLPVATYGVDTSRFDPTESPPEQRVAARAALGVAPDAFLAIMVAYAYPPKRLVHRGRGIKGHDVLLDAWRLFREKREKHESFHLLLVGGGWTQAGETYRHSLIDRFGVNEDASITWLTSVPDVRPCYLAADVSVSPSLSESHGAAVEAGAMAVPSIVSDAGGLPETVDARSGWVVPRDDPPALAAALNDAYAEFTAGTLASRGSAARQRMVDQFDNRKTAEQVTDVCEQVAALVVRR, encoded by the coding sequence GTGACTTCGACCCACGAGAAACAGATTCACACGCAAGGCCCGCTGGCGAGCCCCCGGCTCCGGATCGTCGTTCTGATCAAAACAAACAGCGGCGGGGCTTGGATCCTGCCGCAGGTAGAGGCGATGCGGGGGCGCGGACACGAGGTCATCCTGGTGCTTCCCCCAGGCCCCGGCCGGCTCACCACCGAGCTGCGTGAACGGGGGTTCGAGGTTTTCGAGTGCCCGTTCCCACTACGGCCGGCACCATCGACGCTGGCCGGGCTCGCACGCCTGCGCCGCCTGATCCGCCGCCTGCGGCCGGATATCGTGCAGTATCACCTGATCGCCTCAGCGTACGCGGCGCGGCTGGCAACGGTCGGGCTACCCGTCCGCCGGGTACACAGCGTTGCCGGCCCGCTGTACCTGGACTCGCCATTGATTAGGACCGCGGAGCGCCTGATGTGGCGGTTGGACGACGTCATCGTCAACGGCTGCGCCAACGCCGCGGCGCGATACGAAGCGCTGGGATGCCCCCCGCACCGACTTCCGGTGGCGACCTACGGGGTGGATACCAGCAGGTTCGATCCGACAGAAAGCCCACCGGAGCAGCGCGTCGCGGCCCGGGCCGCGTTGGGCGTCGCTCCGGATGCGTTCCTGGCCATCATGGTCGCGTATGCCTATCCGCCGAAGCGGCTGGTCCACCGGGGACGCGGCATCAAGGGTCACGACGTGCTGCTCGATGCGTGGCGACTGTTCCGCGAAAAGCGCGAAAAGCACGAAAGCTTTCACCTGCTGCTGGTCGGCGGCGGCTGGACCCAGGCTGGGGAAACGTACCGGCATAGCCTCATCGATCGGTTCGGAGTCAACGAGGACGCCAGCATCACCTGGCTGACGAGCGTGCCCGATGTCCGGCCCTGCTACCTGGCAGCGGATGTCAGCGTCAGCCCGTCGCTGAGCGAGAGCCACGGGGCAGCGGTCGAGGCCGGGGCGATGGCCGTACCGAGCATCGTCAGTGACGCCGGGGGGCTCCCCGAGACGGTCGACGCCCGGTCCGGCTGGGTCGTGCCCCGCGACGACCCGCCCGCGCTGGCAGCGGCCCTGAATGACGCATACGCCGAATTCACTGCGGGCACGTTGGCAAGCCGCGGCTCGGCCGCTCGGCAACGTATGGTCGACCAGTTCGACAACCGTAAGACAGCCGAGCAGGTCACTGATGTCTGCGAACAGGTCGCCGCGCTGGTGGTGCGCCGATGA